The Mailhella massiliensis DNA segment TGGAGGGCATGCGCTTCATCGCCGTGGTGGACAATCTCTGCCGCGACGACAAGAAGGAGCTGATGGAAAGGATACGCACTATCGTGGCGGGCCGCTACGGCGTTTTCGGCGTGCCCATACAGCACCCCTGCTCCTTCGCGCTGCTGGAATACCGCGGCAGAGACGTCATGCCCGAGGATTTTCTGGAACAGGCCGTATCGCTCATACGGATAGCGAAGCATGAAGTGGTGCAGAACTATGTGGAATATTCCGAGGACAATATCGAAAAGAGCAAGCGCCTTTCCAACATGGCCTTCGCCCTCAGCAGCGACGTCCTTCACTGCATGAAGAATTTCCGCGTGGTGGTGCAGCCCATCGTTTCCAGCACCGACGGAAAGATGGTGGGCGGAGAAACGCTGCTGCGCTGGCGTTTTGAAGGGGAGGACGTTTCCCCCGCCGTGTTCATTCCTCTTCTGGAAAAGAACAACATGATTCATGCCGTGGGGCGCTGGGTGTTCGAGCAGACCGTATGCACATGCCTGCGCGTGCAGTCCTACTGCAGCAACTTCTATCTGAGCTTCAACGTGAGCCTGCAGCAGATGTCGGACACGTTCCTTCCCTATGTGATGACCCAGACCCTTGCCAAGTATAGTCTCGACGGGTCCCTGCTTGTGGCGGAAGTGACGGAAAGCTGCATGGATGCGGATGCCGAGAACCTGCGCCGCTTTGCCGAAATCTGCGGGGAAAAGGGCATACGCATTGCTCTGGACGACTTCGGCAGCGGCTATTCCTCCTTCCGCATGCTGCTGCAGTACCCCACGGACATCATCAAAATCGATCGTTCCCTGCTCGGAGAGATGACGGAATCCAGCGAGAAGATGAACTTCATTTCCAGCATCGTGTACGCCTGCCACCGCTTCGGCAGGCAGGTATGCATGGAAGGCGTGGAAACAAAGGAACAGGACAAGCTCATCAAGGAATCCGGCTGCGACATGATACAGGGCTACTACTATCATCAGCCGCTGGAGCTGGAGGAACTTTACCGCCTGCTTGCCCTTGAATCTCCCCAGCTTCAGGCGGAAGGCTAGTTTCCGCTCGGATGCGTGCCGGAAGGGAGGCGGGAACCGGCCCCGTTGCGGTGCGGAGGGGCGGAAGGTGCTGCATGGAGAAGAGAATATGCGGCGGGCGGGCCATACCGTCCGCCGCAGGTGTTTTCCTTATCTTTACGACAAGTTTTCTCTGTTTTTAGATTACCTGTAAAACTATATTCCGAAAAGTTCTTTAATATTAAAATCTTCGGGTTTTATCTCTCCTGGGGTGACAACAGCATCTTTGATATCTATTTTATGTTTGAGTAAGTCATGAAGATTTCGATCAAATGAAACTCTTTCTGGATGGTCAAGGATGGGAATATAAATATTAACATCCTTTTTTTGGCCGATACGATATACTCTATCAGACGCTTGAGCTTCTTTTGCAGGATTCCAAGATCTTTCTAAATGAATGACGTTATTTGCTTCTACAACAGTAAGACCTACGCCTGCTGCTAGTGGTGACATAATGATAATACCGAATCCAGGATGAGATTCAAATTGTTCAATAATACTTTTACGGGTTGCTGTTCCAGAACGACCTCCAGAAACAGCCTTTGTTTCTCCGTTGATAACGTGAATGTGGGGGAGTTTAAAGATCAGGCGTAAAGCAGAAGCCAAAAAGCACTGCATTTTTCTGTTGATGACGAAAATAATAATTTTTTCTTCTCTATGCTGCACTTCTTGTAAAATTTGTGTCATAACAACCAGTTTTCCCGATTGTTGAATCAGCATTTCCGCCTCTTGCAACGTGGCGGGCATGGGAATATTTTCTCCGGCAGCAAGCTTGGGATGAAGAGAGATGTCACGTAGTTCTTTAAGAGCCGGTAATAAGATGGACATGACTTTTTTGCCGATCAGTTTAGCGTCGGCGACTTTTCTGCTTACGGTGTCATAGGCATTTTTCTGCTCTCCGCTCATAACCGGTGCAAGCGCATTGCCGTTTTCTCCGATAAAGATGTATTTTTTAGGCAGCGCATCGGCAAGATTATCTTCTTTTGTTCTGCGAAGCATGAAATGGGAAACTACATTACGAAGTGCAGCTCCTGTTTTTTGTCGCACATCGCTAGCACCTCCAGAAGCCAGGATGGGCCGTATGTAGTTTTTTCGGAATTGCTGACAAGTTCCGAGCATTCCAGGGCTGACGGTATCGAAAATGTTCCAGAAATCAATGAGTTGATTTTCTACAGGGGTACCGGTAACGGCAAGGCGAAAGTCGGCTTTGAGTCCTTTTGCCGCTCTGGAACTCAGGGCATTGGGATTTTTGATAGCCTGTGCCTCATCGAATATAACCATCCCCCAGTCTATAGAGCAGAGGGAAAAAGGATACATGCGCAATGTTTCATAGTTGGTGAGCACTATTCTGCCGGGAAGGTCGAGTCGACCGGAACCGAATGTTTTGCCAACTTTGAGAGCGTGGTTTTCAACACCATCTCGGGGGATATCGGTACGGAAATTTTTCAGTTCTCCTCCTGACTGAAGGACAACAATATCTTTGAATGGAGACACAGCGAATATTTTGTTTATTTCTTCCTTCCAGTTCTCCAGCAGGACAACAGGCGCCACGACAAGAACGGGTTTGACTTTATATTCTGCACCGTTTCTTTTTTTCAGAATATTGTGCCAGGCATTCAGACCCGCCAGTGTCATGAAGGTTTTTCCAAGCCCCATATCGTCGGCCAGAAGTGCGCCTTCAAAGCTCTCAGCTCCTTCCGCAGCAGCATGAAGCGCATGTCCCACCAGCCAGCGTATTCCTTCTTCTTGATAGGAAAAAGGAGTAAATTCCATGGGATCGAAGGGAAGCGGCCCCTCCCAGTAGT contains these protein-coding regions:
- a CDS encoding DEAD/DEAH box helicase; amino-acid sequence: MNLAKRIRALFSHEKSGYEVTSGQYGLLFHSPQHTLCKKGKAPIRIQNQYVVLQMLCEHEEAEGGKGFLVPCDTACSLDEGTRALLDLPAPWPGTFELFTRGQTFKTGGFKPTLRLLAEGGKRLEQWELDGAYLHVGPNTYLPSSAQYLALSAIQKHNALPPEKQTEGANLAVVYALQKADEAGAHINLRHFHTIEVEEAEHLRLSIMERKDGGLHLVPELGLGLSPEDIEERLHQLQGGDAVCIRIKNTVVLLDEKKLLGIQEILNHQDIPPQERENFLKAPASFLNAYLVDLDNGFSIRVQGAELFHPAYFGETDARRSDWFGEEKTGRAILLESAALLLDTEQKKEEFLCKVEEATRSEKNSVEFDGFIILLPHSQEQREKALTTLRQLHFSAPGPSPEQEKLTIAVELNDEIPFNDRHAVTQSPYYWEGPLPFDPMEFTPFSYQEEGIRWLVGHALHAAAEGAESFEGALLADDMGLGKTFMTLAGLNAWHNILKKRNGAEYKVKPVLVVAPVVLLENWKEEINKIFAVSPFKDIVVLQSGGELKNFRTDIPRDGVENHALKVGKTFGSGRLDLPGRIVLTNYETLRMYPFSLCSIDWGMVIFDEAQAIKNPNALSSRAAKGLKADFRLAVTGTPVENQLIDFWNIFDTVSPGMLGTCQQFRKNYIRPILASGGASDVRQKTGAALRNVVSHFMLRRTKEDNLADALPKKYIFIGENGNALAPVMSGEQKNAYDTVSRKVADAKLIGKKVMSILLPALKELRDISLHPKLAAGENIPMPATLQEAEMLIQQSGKLVVMTQILQEVQHREEKIIIFVINRKMQCFLASALRLIFKLPHIHVINGETKAVSGGRSGTATRKSIIEQFESHPGFGIIIMSPLAAGVGLTVVEANNVIHLERSWNPAKEAQASDRVYRIGQKKDVNIYIPILDHPERVSFDRNLHDLLKHKIDIKDAVVTPGEIKPEDFNIKELFGI